From a single Pelobacter seleniigenes DSM 18267 genomic region:
- a CDS encoding N-acetylmuramoyl-L-alanine amidase, with amino-acid sequence MKTKYILPLIVTILLLAGLVTTGLAESYAAIREDYLQLSQSSQLQRQRSNWDNLIQRFERFIKNNPQDSEVDKACFLLGKTWDGLSKASGSSRDAREAVNAYLTMADRFPTNALADDALFLAGQAAEYRLDDKTRAFQIYRKLITDLPEGDMVGAARERLAKLRPGQGNSTQEEEDDYQAVGEAPRLERIRFWSGPEYTRVVLDLTAPVVARPNYLKGDNPRLYFDLLYTDLEAGLPASLPINNGLIQRIRTSRFDEQRSRVVLDLDHVADYELITLNNPNRLVIDVKGQPTKAAFTAPPGSTGAGASALDDSISSILDQSKDVSPVLHIPQETRDEGIRLIVVDAGHGGKDPGAIGPNNIMEKDVTLAMAKSLAEVLRQQLGVKVMLTRSDDRFLELRERTDFANRVGADLFISLHANASHSHGAYGVETYFLNLSKNNQAAEVAARENGTSLQEVGNLEAILFDLMANAKINESSRLAAEVQQALMSGLKPHYSKIRDLGVKQGPFHVLLGATMPSVLVEAAFISNPREEKRLVSSGYQNRVAAAIVKGVKHYSAAMDQVAKR; translated from the coding sequence ATGAAGACAAAATATATTCTGCCCTTGATCGTGACGATTTTACTCCTCGCAGGCCTGGTAACAACAGGTTTAGCCGAGAGCTATGCCGCCATCAGGGAAGATTATCTGCAATTAAGTCAGTCGTCCCAACTGCAGCGGCAGCGCAGCAATTGGGACAATCTCATTCAGCGGTTTGAGCGCTTTATCAAAAACAACCCGCAAGATTCTGAGGTTGATAAGGCTTGCTTCCTGCTGGGGAAAACCTGGGATGGTTTATCCAAAGCTTCGGGCAGTTCACGTGATGCCCGGGAGGCGGTCAATGCTTATCTGACCATGGCAGATCGCTTTCCGACCAATGCCTTGGCGGATGACGCCCTGTTTCTGGCCGGGCAGGCTGCCGAATATCGGCTCGACGATAAAACCCGTGCTTTTCAAATATACCGCAAGTTGATCACGGATCTGCCTGAGGGTGATATGGTTGGGGCTGCCAGGGAACGCTTGGCAAAGTTGCGACCCGGACAGGGTAATTCCACCCAAGAGGAGGAGGACGACTATCAGGCGGTCGGCGAAGCCCCGCGCCTGGAGCGCATCCGTTTCTGGAGCGGCCCGGAATATACCCGGGTGGTTCTGGATCTGACCGCGCCGGTGGTTGCCCGCCCGAATTATCTCAAAGGTGATAATCCGCGCCTGTATTTTGATCTTTTGTATACCGATTTAGAGGCGGGGTTACCAGCGAGTTTGCCGATCAACAACGGCCTTATCCAACGGATCCGCACCAGCCGCTTTGATGAACAACGCTCGCGCGTGGTTCTAGACCTCGATCATGTCGCGGATTATGAATTGATTACCCTGAACAATCCGAATCGATTGGTTATCGATGTCAAAGGACAGCCGACCAAGGCCGCATTTACCGCTCCTCCGGGCAGCACCGGAGCCGGCGCTAGTGCCCTTGATGATTCCATCAGCTCAATCCTTGATCAATCAAAGGATGTCAGCCCGGTTTTGCATATTCCCCAGGAAACCCGCGATGAAGGGATCCGCCTGATTGTGGTCGATGCCGGCCACGGCGGCAAGGACCCGGGGGCCATTGGGCCGAACAACATCATGGAGAAAGATGTCACGCTTGCAATGGCCAAGTCCCTGGCCGAAGTGCTCCGTCAGCAGCTGGGGGTCAAGGTCATGTTGACCCGATCGGATGACCGTTTCCTGGAACTGCGGGAAAGAACCGATTTCGCAAACCGGGTCGGGGCGGATCTGTTTATCTCCTTGCATGCCAATGCCAGTCACAGTCACGGCGCTTATGGTGTCGAGACCTATTTTCTCAACCTCTCCAAAAACAATCAAGCCGCAGAGGTCGCCGCTCGTGAGAACGGCACCTCGTTACAGGAGGTCGGCAACCTTGAGGCGATCCTCTTCGATCTGATGGCCAACGCCAAGATCAACGAATCCAGCCGGCTTGCCGCTGAAGTACAGCAGGCACTGATGTCCGGCTTGAAACCTCACTACAGTAAAATCAGGGACCTTGGCGTCAAGCAGGGGCCTTTTCATGTTCTGCTTGGGGCAACCATGCCTTCCGTACTGGTTGAGGCTGCTTTTATCAGTAATCCCCGCGAAGAAAAACGACTCGTCTCCAGTGGCTACCAGAATCGCGTTGCTGCGGCCATTGTCAAAGGCGTTAAACATTATTCCGCAGCAATGGACCAGGTTGCCAAACGATGA
- a CDS encoding NADP-dependent malic enzyme: MSMREDALNYHSSGRKGKIEVITTKPCATSRDLSLAYSPGVAEPCLEIEKNPDDAYKYTAKGNLVAVVSNGSAVLGLGNIGALAGKPVMEGKGVLFKSFADVDVFDIELDTQDPDEIIRTVKLLEPTFGGINLEDIKGPECFYIEEKLKEIMDIPVFHDDQHGTAIIAAAGMVNALEIVGKKIEDVRIVVNGAGAAGIACANLAISMGIDKNNVILCDTKGVIYKGRTEGMNPYKERLAAETEARTLADAMVDADIFFGVSAKGALTTDMLKSMAKDPIVFAMANPDPEITPPDAKSVRGDVIIGTGRSDYANQVNNVLCFPFLFRGALDTHATAINDEMKLAAVKALADLAKLDVPDSVRKAYAGESIQFGREYIIPKPFDPRVLLYVAPAVAQAAMDSGVARRPIENMEKYLESLEAMQGRSKEIMRGLINKAKANPKRVVFPEGEEDKILRAAQILINEKIAIPILLGVEDTIRKRAKELFLDLDDVEIVDPMTCDKCSEYIDSMLIKRQRKGVTKSGAKRRIMTNNNYFGAMMVNKGDADTMLSGINQHYPETIRPALEVIGKQDKLSKVHGMYMMVFKKKVVFFSDATVDIDPTPEELAETAILTAEKVRQFDIEPRVAMLSFSNFGSSSHPSALKVKKATALVKQQAPDLIVEGEMQANVALDPELMEEQYPFSVLKGNANVFIFPDLQSGNISYKLLNKLGGAEAVGPILMGMQKPVHVLQRGDDVTDIINMAAVAVVDAQEDSR, from the coding sequence ATGTCAATGCGCGAAGATGCACTCAACTACCACAGTTCCGGACGAAAGGGCAAAATTGAAGTTATCACCACCAAGCCTTGCGCAACCAGCCGCGACCTGTCACTGGCCTATAGCCCAGGAGTTGCCGAGCCCTGTCTTGAAATCGAGAAAAACCCTGATGACGCCTACAAGTATACCGCGAAAGGGAATCTGGTCGCTGTCGTCTCCAACGGCTCGGCAGTTCTCGGCCTTGGCAACATCGGCGCGTTGGCCGGCAAACCGGTCATGGAAGGAAAAGGCGTCCTCTTCAAAAGCTTTGCCGATGTCGATGTCTTCGATATTGAGCTCGACACCCAGGACCCGGATGAAATCATTCGGACGGTGAAACTGCTGGAACCGACCTTCGGCGGGATCAATCTGGAAGATATCAAGGGGCCGGAGTGCTTCTATATCGAGGAAAAGCTCAAGGAGATCATGGACATCCCGGTGTTTCATGATGACCAGCACGGCACCGCCATTATTGCCGCGGCCGGCATGGTCAACGCGCTGGAGATCGTCGGCAAGAAGATCGAAGATGTTCGCATTGTTGTTAACGGGGCCGGGGCCGCCGGTATCGCTTGCGCAAACTTGGCCATCAGCATGGGGATCGATAAAAACAACGTCATCCTCTGCGACACCAAGGGGGTTATCTATAAAGGCCGGACGGAAGGGATGAACCCCTACAAGGAACGCCTGGCTGCCGAAACCGAGGCCAGAACCCTGGCCGATGCCATGGTTGATGCCGATATCTTCTTTGGTGTCTCCGCCAAAGGGGCTTTGACCACAGACATGCTGAAATCGATGGCCAAAGACCCGATCGTTTTTGCCATGGCCAACCCGGACCCGGAGATTACCCCGCCGGATGCAAAATCGGTGCGCGGCGATGTCATTATCGGCACCGGCCGTTCCGACTATGCCAATCAGGTTAATAACGTGCTCTGCTTTCCGTTCCTGTTCCGCGGCGCTTTGGACACCCATGCCACCGCCATCAACGATGAAATGAAACTGGCCGCCGTCAAGGCCCTGGCCGACTTGGCCAAGTTGGATGTCCCGGATTCGGTACGTAAAGCATATGCCGGCGAGAGCATTCAATTCGGTCGTGAATACATTATTCCCAAACCGTTTGACCCACGGGTCCTGCTCTATGTCGCTCCTGCCGTCGCGCAGGCCGCCATGGACAGCGGTGTGGCCAGACGGCCCATCGAAAACATGGAAAAATATCTTGAATCCCTCGAAGCAATGCAGGGACGTTCCAAAGAAATCATGCGCGGCCTGATCAACAAGGCAAAAGCCAATCCGAAACGGGTCGTCTTCCCGGAAGGTGAAGAGGACAAGATCCTGCGTGCGGCCCAGATCCTGATCAATGAGAAAATTGCTATACCGATCCTGCTCGGGGTTGAGGACACCATCCGTAAACGGGCCAAGGAATTGTTCCTGGACCTTGATGATGTGGAGATTGTCGATCCCATGACCTGCGACAAGTGCAGTGAATATATCGACAGTATGCTCATCAAGCGGCAACGCAAAGGGGTCACCAAGTCCGGAGCCAAACGTCGCATTATGACCAACAACAACTACTTTGGCGCGATGATGGTCAACAAAGGGGATGCCGATACCATGTTGTCGGGCATTAACCAGCACTATCCAGAAACCATCCGCCCCGCCCTTGAAGTCATCGGCAAGCAGGACAAGCTGTCAAAAGTCCATGGCATGTACATGATGGTCTTCAAGAAAAAGGTGGTGTTCTTTTCGGACGCAACCGTGGATATCGATCCAACTCCCGAAGAACTTGCCGAGACCGCAATCCTGACCGCGGAGAAGGTCCGCCAGTTCGATATCGAGCCGCGTGTCGCCATGCTGTCTTTTTCCAACTTCGGCAGTTCCAGCCATCCGTCCGCGCTGAAAGTTAAAAAAGCCACAGCCCTGGTCAAACAGCAAGCTCCGGATCTCATCGTCGAAGGAGAGATGCAGGCTAATGTTGCCCTCGACCCCGAATTGATGGAAGAGCAATACCCGTTTTCAGTACTCAAAGGGAATGCCAATGTGTTTATCTTCCCGGACCTGCAATCCGGCAATATCAGCTATAAGCTGCTCAATAAGCTGGGCGGCGCCGAAGCGGTCGGACCGATCCTGATGGGGATGCAGAAACCGGTTCATGTGCTGCAGCGTGGTGACGACGTTACCGACATTATCAACATGGCCGCCGTTGCCGTGGTGGATGCGCAGGAGGATTCCCGTTAA
- a CDS encoding MotA/TolQ/ExbB proton channel family protein, which translates to MIEIFKHGGPLMYPILLCSIIGWAIFMERVFAFFKVRRQLIGLRKNILKLLQTDNKEQALGLCSEQGSPLARILYVVLKHHGRQRSELKSLAEEVGEREAVALQRYLGLLGTIANITPLLGLLGTVVGMIEAFNIIASQGVGSPSTLGGGISQALITTAAGLTVAVPMILLHRYLLSRSDRLVLELEEVTMQVIDLIEE; encoded by the coding sequence ATGATTGAAATCTTTAAACATGGCGGACCGTTGATGTATCCGATCCTGCTTTGCTCCATCATCGGCTGGGCCATCTTCATGGAGCGGGTCTTTGCCTTTTTCAAGGTCCGTCGGCAGCTCATCGGCTTACGCAAGAACATCCTCAAGTTACTGCAGACCGATAACAAAGAACAGGCGCTTGGCTTGTGCAGCGAGCAAGGTTCGCCGCTGGCCAGAATCCTTTATGTGGTCCTTAAGCATCACGGGCGTCAACGTAGCGAGCTCAAAAGCCTCGCCGAGGAAGTTGGAGAGCGGGAAGCCGTGGCTTTGCAACGTTATCTGGGACTGCTGGGAACCATTGCCAACATCACCCCGCTGCTCGGATTGTTGGGGACTGTCGTCGGGATGATCGAGGCCTTCAATATTATTGCCAGCCAGGGGGTCGGTTCCCCGTCTACTCTTGGTGGAGGGATTTCCCAGGCCCTGATTACCACCGCCGCTGGATTGACGGTTGCGGTCCCCATGATTCTGCTGCACCGTTACCTGCTGAGCCGGTCTGACCGACTGGTCCTTGAACTTGAGGAAGTCACCATGCAGGTTATCGATCTTATTGAGGAATAG
- the mutS gene encoding DNA mismatch repair protein MutS, with protein sequence MSTTTPLMRQYLEIKADYEDAILFFRLGDFYEMFMDDAVLASRVLGITLTSRNKGDADAIPLCGVPYHSSQGYIAKLIAEGHKVAICEQVEDPKAAKGIVKREVVKVVTPGLVTDTDTLEPKENNYLLAIAGQDSGYGISHIDITTGEFRVTQVETLAQVESELGSLRPREVLLNENESGRAIKKQIDSLLDGLMCSFLPEWSFEPDYVREQLCSFFGVSGLESFGCQELPAALQAASGVLFYLQQTQKGELRHIRPLQTYHTRSFMVLDESTRRNLELTATLLDGKKRGSLLGVLDRTVTAMGGRTLRHWIHYPLIDRDQILARQAAVAELVDESLQRIELIEALDGVYDLERLNSKIAMASANAKDLSALRSSLEKLPKLDDLLMPFGSTCLKEIRSRIDLLPELVELLDRAIVDDPPFVLRDGGIIKDGYNEELDELRTISREGKGWIAGLEQEEKERSGISSLKVKYNKVFGYFIEITRRHLDRIPEDYQRKQTLSNAERFITPRLKEYEAKVLGAEERMIDLEFNLFQEIRLTAATESRRIQQSAEALAELDALLSLADLAHERNYVAPQIDDSGIIRIEAGRHPVVEGMPLKEAFVPNDVHLDLEKNQLLIITGPNMAGKSTFMRQVALITLMAQLGSFVPAESARIGVVDRIFTRVGASDNLARGQSTFMVEMNETANILRHATSRSLIILDEIGRGTSTFDGISIAWAVAEYLHDNAQVAAKTLFATHYHELTDLALTRGRIKNYNVAVKEWNDQIIFLRKIVSGGASRSYGIQVGRLAGLPDTVISRAKEILRNLEAGEFIRAGEPRLGGSEKSPKKPENTQLSLFNTGLEDAFRARLESIDLSNTTPLEAMNILDDLKKLL encoded by the coding sequence ATGTCTACAACAACACCGTTGATGCGCCAATACCTCGAAATCAAGGCTGATTACGAGGATGCCATTTTGTTTTTCAGGCTTGGTGACTTCTATGAAATGTTCATGGACGATGCCGTCCTCGCCTCCCGGGTGCTCGGCATCACCCTGACCTCCAGGAATAAAGGAGACGCCGACGCAATTCCGCTTTGCGGCGTGCCTTACCACAGCAGCCAGGGGTATATCGCTAAATTGATCGCGGAAGGGCATAAAGTCGCGATCTGCGAACAGGTTGAGGATCCCAAGGCCGCCAAGGGGATCGTTAAGCGCGAGGTGGTCAAGGTTGTTACGCCCGGCCTGGTGACCGACACCGACACCCTTGAGCCTAAAGAGAATAACTATCTGCTCGCCATTGCCGGGCAGGACAGCGGTTACGGGATTTCCCATATCGACATCACCACCGGGGAGTTTCGCGTTACCCAGGTTGAAACTCTCGCCCAGGTTGAAAGCGAACTTGGGTCGTTACGACCGCGGGAAGTCCTGCTCAATGAAAATGAATCGGGCCGGGCAATAAAAAAACAGATTGATTCCTTGCTTGACGGATTGATGTGCAGTTTTCTCCCGGAGTGGTCCTTTGAACCGGATTATGTCCGCGAGCAACTCTGTTCGTTCTTTGGCGTCTCCGGGCTCGAATCTTTCGGCTGTCAGGAGCTGCCTGCCGCGCTACAAGCGGCGTCCGGCGTGCTCTTCTATCTGCAACAGACCCAGAAAGGCGAGTTGCGCCATATCAGGCCGCTGCAGACTTATCATACCCGCAGCTTTATGGTCCTTGATGAATCTACCCGGCGTAACCTGGAGTTGACCGCCACTTTGCTGGATGGCAAAAAAAGAGGTTCGCTGCTGGGGGTTCTGGATCGTACCGTGACCGCCATGGGCGGTCGAACCTTGCGCCACTGGATCCACTATCCGTTGATCGACCGTGACCAGATTCTGGCCCGTCAGGCTGCGGTTGCCGAACTGGTTGATGAAAGCCTGCAGCGGATTGAACTGATTGAAGCCCTGGATGGCGTCTATGACCTGGAACGGCTGAACAGTAAGATAGCCATGGCCAGCGCCAACGCTAAAGACCTGAGTGCATTGCGATCTTCCCTGGAAAAACTTCCCAAACTCGATGACCTGCTGATGCCTTTTGGTTCGACCTGTCTCAAAGAAATTCGCTCCCGGATTGATCTGCTGCCGGAGTTGGTTGAACTGCTGGATCGCGCCATTGTTGATGATCCGCCCTTTGTCTTGCGTGACGGCGGTATCATCAAAGACGGTTATAATGAAGAACTGGACGAACTGCGAACCATCAGTCGCGAAGGGAAGGGCTGGATCGCCGGGCTTGAACAGGAGGAGAAGGAGCGTTCCGGGATATCTTCCCTGAAGGTTAAATACAATAAGGTTTTCGGTTATTTTATCGAGATCACCCGGCGCCATCTGGACCGGATACCGGAAGACTATCAGCGTAAGCAGACTCTCAGCAATGCGGAGCGATTCATTACCCCGCGACTGAAGGAATATGAGGCCAAGGTCCTTGGTGCGGAAGAGCGGATGATCGATCTGGAGTTCAATCTGTTCCAGGAGATTCGTCTGACTGCTGCTACGGAAAGTCGACGTATTCAGCAAAGTGCGGAAGCGCTTGCCGAGCTCGATGCCCTGCTGTCTCTTGCCGATCTTGCCCATGAACGCAACTATGTTGCTCCGCAGATCGACGATTCCGGGATCATCCGGATCGAAGCCGGCCGCCATCCCGTTGTCGAGGGCATGCCTTTGAAAGAGGCCTTTGTTCCCAATGACGTCCACCTCGACCTGGAGAAAAACCAGCTGCTGATCATCACCGGTCCGAACATGGCCGGTAAGTCGACTTTTATGCGTCAGGTGGCCCTGATTACCCTGATGGCTCAGCTGGGTAGCTTCGTTCCTGCAGAAAGTGCCCGTATCGGCGTGGTCGACCGCATCTTTACTCGCGTCGGAGCTAGTGATAATCTGGCCAGAGGGCAATCGACGTTCATGGTCGAAATGAATGAAACTGCCAACATTCTGCGTCACGCGACCTCACGCAGTCTGATTATTCTGGACGAAATCGGTCGCGGCACTTCGACCTTTGACGGCATTAGCATTGCCTGGGCGGTTGCGGAATATCTCCATGATAATGCCCAGGTTGCCGCCAAGACCCTGTTTGCAACCCATTATCACGAGTTGACCGATCTGGCCCTGACTCGCGGTCGGATTAAAAACTACAACGTAGCGGTCAAAGAGTGGAATGACCAGATTATCTTTTTGCGAAAGATTGTCTCCGGAGGAGCCAGCAGGTCGTACGGAATTCAAGTCGGCAGACTGGCCGGGTTGCCGGACACGGTCATCAGCCGCGCCAAGGAGATCTTGCGCAACCTGGAGGCCGGGGAATTCATCCGGGCAGGCGAACCGCGCCTGGGCGGCAGTGAAAAGAGCCCGAAAAAACCGGAAAACACCCAGCTGTCCCTGTTTAATACCGGGCTAGAGGACGCTTTTCGTGCCCGCCTGGAAAGCATCGATCTGAGCAACACGACGCCGTTGGAAGCAATGAATATTCTGGACGATCTGAAAAAGTTACTGTGA
- a CDS encoding ExbD/TolR family protein encodes MGFRRRIPESPKVDLTPMIDVVFLLLIFFMISTTFIEKPGLTIDLPQTGSDSIIKENKEVHVYLTDKGEVFLQRRKVTLDELTAQLRSYKPDQARQTTFLLMADRNALHGQVIRLMDIAKQAGFSQLAIATDPDRNTTSGQEAKEK; translated from the coding sequence ATGGGTTTTCGCCGCCGCATTCCTGAATCACCCAAGGTTGATCTGACACCGATGATCGATGTGGTTTTCTTGCTGCTGATCTTTTTTATGATTTCCACAACCTTTATCGAAAAACCCGGCTTGACCATTGATCTGCCGCAAACCGGATCCGATTCGATCATCAAGGAAAATAAAGAGGTTCATGTGTATCTGACCGATAAGGGCGAGGTCTTTCTGCAGCGCCGGAAAGTGACTCTGGACGAACTGACTGCCCAGTTGCGCTCCTATAAGCCCGATCAGGCCAGGCAGACGACTTTCTTGTTGATGGCTGATCGCAATGCCCTGCATGGCCAGGTCATCCGCTTGATGGATATCGCCAAGCAGGCCGGGTTCAGCCAGTTGGCCATCGCCACTGATCCTGACCGAAATACGACTTCAGGCCAGGAAGCAAAGGAGAAGTAG
- a CDS encoding metallophosphoesterase family protein, which produces MNSRIGVLSDTHVNSLADAANLAELLLNGPFRGVDAILHAGDQVCPELESCFYPLPWYGVRGNMDMGRSDLPDWRIIDFAPWRIGLIHGWGAAAGIEKRVLTVFTDRDIDILVFGHSHQPLSQRQGKLLLFNPGSPTQRRGAPFHSVGVLHLGDVVHAEIIRLD; this is translated from the coding sequence ATGAACTCAAGAATCGGTGTCCTGTCTGACACCCATGTCAACTCATTGGCGGATGCCGCCAATCTTGCAGAGCTGCTATTGAACGGACCCTTCCGGGGGGTAGATGCAATCCTGCATGCCGGGGACCAGGTCTGCCCGGAGCTGGAAAGCTGTTTTTATCCGCTCCCGTGGTATGGGGTCCGCGGTAATATGGACATGGGGCGCAGTGATTTACCCGACTGGCGAATTATCGACTTTGCTCCCTGGCGGATCGGTCTGATTCACGGCTGGGGAGCAGCGGCGGGGATTGAAAAACGGGTCTTGACAGTGTTCACCGACCGGGATATCGATATCCTGGTATTCGGCCACAGTCATCAGCCGCTCTCTCAGCGCCAGGGTAAACTCCTCCTCTTCAACCCAGGGAGCCCGACCCAACGACGAGGGGCGCCTTTTCACAGTGTCGGAGTTCTGCATCTTGGGGATGTCGTCCACGCTGAAATCATTCGGCTGGACTGA
- a CDS encoding 6-phosphofructokinase, which yields MSKTLAILTGGGDCPGLNAVIRAVVKTAVNQHGWRVLGIEDGFDGLVGKLRWRELGLADVRGILPRGGTILGTSNHGNPFSYPVEVDGKLELHDASDRVVETFKNLGADVLIAVGGDGTLKIALGLAEKGLPVVGVPKTIDNDLKATDVTFGYRTAVGIVTEALDRLHTTAESHHRAMVVEVMGRDAGWIALEAGIAGSADAILIPEIPYSVNKLCHAIEKRREHGSRFSIIVVAEGAFPVSGEKIVQKSAAQNLGVAQLGGVGYQVARQIEQCNDIETRVVTLGHLQRGGTPTPYDRILASRFGVKAVELIAQGEYGKMVALKGTQVIGVEIASAVAHLNLVDPDGELVATAEALGIMVGR from the coding sequence ATGTCCAAAACCTTGGCAATATTGACTGGTGGTGGCGACTGCCCGGGGTTGAATGCCGTTATCCGGGCGGTTGTCAAGACCGCTGTCAATCAGCATGGCTGGCGGGTTCTTGGTATCGAAGATGGCTTTGACGGTCTGGTCGGCAAGCTGCGCTGGCGTGAACTGGGGCTGGCTGATGTGCGCGGCATCCTGCCCCGTGGTGGAACGATTCTTGGGACAAGTAATCACGGTAATCCATTTAGTTATCCTGTAGAAGTTGATGGTAAACTTGAACTTCATGATGCCTCTGATCGGGTCGTGGAAACTTTTAAAAATCTTGGTGCTGATGTCCTCATTGCCGTGGGCGGTGACGGTACCTTGAAGATTGCCCTTGGTCTTGCTGAGAAGGGGCTTCCGGTTGTTGGCGTGCCGAAGACCATCGACAACGATCTGAAAGCGACCGATGTCACCTTTGGCTACCGCACCGCGGTCGGCATTGTGACCGAGGCGCTTGATCGCCTCCACACCACTGCGGAGAGCCATCATCGGGCTATGGTGGTTGAGGTGATGGGCCGGGATGCCGGTTGGATCGCCCTGGAAGCCGGGATCGCCGGCTCAGCCGATGCTATTCTGATTCCGGAGATTCCTTACTCTGTCAATAAGTTATGTCACGCTATTGAAAAACGCCGTGAGCACGGCAGCCGGTTTTCGATTATTGTGGTTGCGGAAGGGGCTTTCCCGGTTTCCGGTGAGAAAATCGTCCAAAAATCAGCTGCGCAAAATCTCGGAGTTGCCCAACTCGGTGGAGTCGGTTACCAAGTGGCACGGCAAATCGAGCAGTGTAACGACATCGAAACCCGGGTTGTTACTCTCGGCCATTTGCAGCGGGGCGGGACCCCGACCCCATACGACAGGATTCTGGCTTCCCGGTTCGGGGTCAAGGCGGTGGAACTGATCGCGCAGGGCGAATACGGGAAAATGGTTGCCCTAAAAGGGACTCAGGTCATCGGAGTTGAAATTGCCAGTGCCGTTGCCCACTTAAATCTGGTCGATCCGGACGGTGAATTGGTCGCAACGGCCGAAGCCCTGGGGATTATGGTCGGCCGCTAA
- a CDS encoding cation diffusion facilitator family transporter: protein MILSDNLKVRAATFSISCAFSLAVIKLIVAFFSGSMAVMASAIDSLLDILMSGVNFMAIRHAEQPPDQRHPFGHGKFETLATLFQALVIFGSGAWIIYESVMRLSQGIQLAQLDQGIGVLAFSSVVSWFIARYLRRIAKQTDSSALEADSLHFRMDIYSNLGLMAGLLFIRFFHVGWLDPALSILVASYILHEAVQLIKRSLNDMLDQELPESIQQTIHRVITNHNGPLCGYHGLRTRRAGSLKIMDFHLEVCKDMSVSEAHDLADRLQEEIVREIPGADVIIHIDPCSVRQCPGQATCGRRPGNPAMTGFAQDLDGSAKR, encoded by the coding sequence GTGATATTATCCGACAACTTGAAGGTGCGCGCCGCAACCTTCTCCATTTCCTGCGCGTTCAGCCTGGCCGTTATCAAACTCATTGTCGCGTTTTTCAGCGGTTCCATGGCCGTGATGGCTTCAGCCATCGATTCGCTCCTCGACATCCTCATGTCAGGGGTCAATTTCATGGCCATCCGCCACGCTGAGCAGCCGCCGGATCAGCGCCATCCCTTCGGGCACGGCAAATTCGAAACCCTGGCGACCCTGTTTCAGGCACTGGTCATTTTCGGTTCCGGAGCCTGGATCATCTACGAGTCGGTGATGCGGCTGAGTCAAGGCATCCAATTGGCCCAATTGGATCAGGGGATCGGGGTTCTGGCTTTCAGTTCTGTGGTCTCTTGGTTTATTGCACGTTACCTGCGCAGGATTGCCAAACAAACCGATTCCTCCGCACTGGAGGCGGACTCTCTGCATTTTCGTATGGATATTTACAGCAACCTTGGCCTGATGGCCGGCTTGCTGTTCATTCGCTTCTTCCATGTTGGCTGGCTCGATCCGGCCCTGTCAATTCTGGTGGCCTCTTACATTCTTCATGAGGCCGTCCAGTTGATCAAAAGGAGCCTGAACGATATGCTCGATCAGGAACTCCCCGAGTCGATTCAGCAGACCATCCATCGCGTTATCACCAACCACAACGGCCCGCTGTGCGGTTATCACGGCCTGCGGACCCGCCGCGCCGGATCCCTGAAAATCATGGATTTTCATCTCGAGGTTTGCAAAGACATGAGCGTGTCCGAAGCACATGATCTGGCCGATCGGCTGCAGGAGGAGATCGTCAGGGAGATCCCCGGCGCCGATGTGATTATCCACATCGATCCCTGCTCCGTTCGCCAATGTCCGGGTCAAGCGACCTGCGGCAGAAGACCGGGCAATCCGGCAATGACCGGCTTTGCTCAGGATCTCGACGGCTCGGCAAAACGTTAG